The Mercenaria mercenaria strain notata unplaced genomic scaffold, MADL_Memer_1 contig_952, whole genome shotgun sequence nucleotide sequence ttcgtttttctgTAATTCAGTTGATTGCCGTTGTGTGTtcatctttggtacatgagtgtctgcgctattgtggtttacgttgtagtgtgactgtttttaaagaacatggcattcccttgtatattcgtccttgttcaactttccccttcggattcctcccccacccccgacaCCATTTCGCCTCTTACCAATTctttcccctttatcaatatttagcttatgttaatatgtacttgttggatgtttgaagcaaccctttggaatattttttccattacagcttctttttgctgtgggcctactatgtaaatgcgtggctctggggctgtgtttttggtgctctgtgcttccgagaaatctacccttacatattACCTTTAGTTTAATTGCTTCTTGTAATGAGAAAAGAgagaaaacattttcattgtgaGTTTCTaggttttacttttatttatacagaaaatatCTACTTACGCGCAATTGCTAATCGGCTATTGTCATGGAGCATTTTCAGAGAGTGATAATTTACAGAACAGATTGTTTCTAACAAAACATGACactataatatttgtttttttcttttaagaaagatatgatatactaaatgaccatatacaattgtcatatcattgaaatgctctacaagtactgaaaatgagttctcaaaatttcatTGTCTATGTGAAACAAAGGAGGAACTAAATTGGTataatataaactaaataaaaccTATAAAGTTTCGTTAAATTCAAAATGGTGGTTCTTGAAAAGTACTTTAGTCAACAATTTGCAGACGGACGGAGTGTATGATAAACAAAAAGCGAACGTTTATAaaatttctgagaaaatatcaatttattcgcttaacattttttcaaattatttcgattcatcAAGAAAATGATGTCCCCATGTGGTGTGGTCATTCTTTTCCAATATGTATAcggtggaaactttaaaaatcaactTGTCAGAAATAGCgagtcaaattttgaaataattttacaccgATGTTCCCTTGGTGGCTCTTGATTAAAGTTGTTctaattattctgatttgtcaaaaatacaGTCTTCGTTGAGGGAAAGGGCGGAGTGTGTGTGGGGGATGGGGTGgagtcacttttccctgtattcATACaggagaaactttaaaaaattctcTACTTTTAAAGCAACTAAACAACTAAGAATCTTACCTTCTAGTCTTCTACCTTGCTGATACAAGAATCTTTCTTTCACTGTTTCTGAAAAGAAATTGTGATAGTTCTAGTATCTCATTCTGACAAATGGtttgtttttaactatttttattttgatggtaATAAAATGTTGTCGCAAAACGACACGTCTTGGATCCGATAGAAATTTATAATAGTgtctgtgtgtgtttgtgtgtgtgtgcgcttGTCTTTTGTACGAGAATGTCTGCGCTGCTTTAGTTTACATtatagggtaactgtgattaaggaacgtagcattcgaTTTTCACTAGTCATCCATAATCAACTTTCCCCTTAAACTCCATCGTGTTTTCGTTTTTCCGCTATCCCTCCCTCTCTTTTTTCTAGTTTTGCATAAAGGAGTTTTGAAGcgacccgtctataatatttttccgttacagtctactttgcaaatgcgtggctctgtagctgtgtttgtggtgctctgtgcttccgagaaatctacccttacatattatctttagttttattgcttcttgtattgagaaaagagagaaatcattttcattttgagtTTCTAGGTTTTACTTTTATTCACACAGAAAATATCTACTTACGCGCAATTGCTAATCGGCAATTTTCATGCAGCATTTTCAGAGAGTGATAATTTACAGAACAGATTGTTTCTAACAAAACATGacactatattttttttatttattttttttgtaagaaagatATGATATACTAAATGTCCATATACAATtgtcatatcattgaaatgctctataagtactgaaaatgaggtctcaaaaTTTCATTGTCTATGTGAAACAAAGGAGGAACTAAATTGGTATAATATAAACTAAAACCTATAAAGTTTCGTTAAATTCAAAATGGTGGTTCTTGAAAAGTACTTTAGTCAACAATTTGCAGACGGACGGAGTGTATGATAAACAAAAAGCGAACGTTTATAaaatttctgagaaaatatcaatttataagcttaacattttttcaaattatttcgatttatCAAGAAAATGATGTCACCATGCGGTGTGGTCATTCTTTTCCAATATGTATAcggtggaaactttaaaaatcaactTGTCAGAAATAGCGAgtcacattttgaaataattttacaccgATGTTCCCTTGGTGGCTCTTGATGAAAGTTGTTccaattattctgatttgtcaaaaatacaGTCTTCGTTGAGGGAGAGcgcggggtgtgtgtgtgtgtggagtcacttttccctgtatgcaTCAAAAATTCTCTACTATTAAAACAACTACGAATCTTACCTTCTAGTCTTCTACCTTGCTGatacaagtatatttctttcacTGTTACTGAAAAGAAATTGTGATAGTTCTAGTATCTCATTCTGACAAATGGTTTGTTTCAACTACTTTTATTTTGATggtaataaaatgttttcgcaAAACGACACGTCTTGGATCCGATAGAAATTTATGAttgtgtctgtgtgtgtatgtttgtgtttgTTCGCTTGTCTTTTGTACGAGAATGTCTGCGCCGCTTTGATTTACATTATAGGGTAACTGTGATTGAGGAACGTAGCATTCCATTTTCACTAGTCATCCATAATCAACTTTCCTCTTAAACTCCATCGTGTTTTCGTTTTTCCGctatcaccccccccccccccccaccccccttctcttttttctaattttgcatAAAGGATTTTTGAAGCGACCcctctataatatttttccgttacagtctactttgcaaatgcgtggctctgtagctgtttgtggtgttctgtgcttccgagaaatctacccttgtCTTTTATCTTTTGCATTTACAGAAACAACTGGCCAAGTGACGACTAATAAGTGGTTGACATTATTTTTTCTCTGcttcaaattcaacaaaaatgcaTCTACATGCCAATGAAAGGGGGAAGAAGGGCATGATAAACCAAACCCAGGTATTTCTAACAATTACAATATATCCTTGGTTCTCATGCCAAAATCACGAACAAGATTGCAATACCTTTTCCTTTCAATTAATTTTTgttaaaggtttttaaatttcaatcacatataATTTATACACTGTAATCGGTCAGAATGGAGCCCATCTAATCAttgaaaacaagtttacaaataAATTCCGTTTCATTTAAACTTGAAACTAGGAAAATGGCAGATTGATGAAATCATTTACCCATTAGTCATTAGATTTGaagttattatttttcttgaccATTGGACATATTTTTCAGCAaagttttaattctttttgcTCTTAAAGTTAGTTTTGCTCAATATAGTTGCactcagatttttaaaatatatttatagatatagACAATATACAACAACAGTTTTGTCGTTATGAAGacaatttgtttttgaattttatattagAAAGTACTAAGGTCTGGTAAATAACATGAAATATCAAGAGCATTTCAAACAGAATTTCGACAATTTAAGAAAAGGGAATGGAAAACATGTAAAATGTGGTACCTTCAATTTTCAGTGTAGCATCAGACCTTAATCCGTTTGCTATTATCGAATATTTTCCTTCATCTTCCTCTGACACATCTCTTATTATTAACTTGTGAACAGGTCCATCATCTATCATTTCATACTTGTTTGACTTTTCTATATGCTGATTGTGAAAGTACCATTCCACCAGTGATTCACTTGTGTTTACCTCACAAATAAATGTAGCCGTGTTAGGTGCAACTTCTATCTTTATATCTTTGAGTTCTTTGACAAACTTGAAAGGACTATGATGGTCTGAAAAGAATGACATTATAATGTTTAATGCAtagaaaaaatctataaaattatcatcAGAAACAGACACAGAATTTCTAGCAGACCTCTGTTggtataaaaataataggtaaggatagattgctcagaagcacagagcaccaaacaCGGCCTCAGAGCTAAACATTTGCAAGTAGGCTAACAACAAAAATAAGCTGTTACGTAAAATAttacagacaggttgcttcaataatccagtacatttttattttatgcaaaatgtaGATATGGGATGGAATGAGTAAGAAGTAGAAAGGGAGTTAAGATCGTTTAGCATAAAAGTTGTGTTGGATGGGATAAATTGTAAAAGTAAACGGACGAACGTAAcgattcttatttcattatttaagttTATGCTAATTCAATCATGAATGTGCAACGCGTCAAAACATACTAACGCATTAGTAAAATGTTCGTATGCATTTAAATTAGAGAGTCTATTTATATTTAAGACTGAAGTATATTAAGACtcataccccagtcacacatacggcgcggatagctcgtcgagccacggatagaaacgtagtaatccgtatcgatccgtacctgagtcgtatCTCAAATTAgcaatccgtatcaatccgtaccaacacttcgtcaaaacgtattcaacgaaacttgcaagtttctccaacttttcaacatgcacaaaagtttgagcgaccCGTAGCAATTTGAgtgtgactttagtccaactttgTAGAAACTtgttcatccgtagttaaacgtactaaaacgcaGTTTGTCGTAGCTTAaagtagttatccgaggctgcccatACTTAGGCGTAGTAAAGCATAGTTCACCGCAGACCTGTCCAAGCGCTGAGCAAGATGCAAGACGCAGTAAAACGTTATTCAACGTTGTACCACTTGCCTATACATATGTATTCGCGTcctgtgttgttttgtttgttccccgtttctcacgaatttcccgtactaagacgtattGCTACGTGTCTATCCCCCAACGGACAAATCACATCCGTACAGTACCTCAACGCaaggacatatccgtatgtgtgactgtaactttaataccccagtcacacattcGGCGCGGTCGTACCTTAAattagtaatccgtatcaatccgtaccaattcgTACAACTCAGGAACGGTTCGATACggtttactacgtttctatccttGGCTAGAGGTAGCTATccgcgccatatgtgtgactggggtattagttGACACAGGAAGTTAGCGACACAATTAGCTGACTGACTGACAATGAAGCTATGCGTGTCGAATATTTCCTGTTGTACAATGTTCCTGAATAcagcaaaataaaattataactaGTACAAGAgttaaattacatattttgtgACATATGTATCGCTATTTGTTGGCTCAAATGTATAAAAGTTGCAACGTAGCCATTTAtcacaatagagagtttgagatttctaCCTTAGCCTTCCCCTctaacgtctcttgcgaagttaacgtatgaagttcgattaaaattccttcagatttcaaactttagaattaacgttacttcttttaatccgcccattcaatttatctgtaataatgatcgtttttctcgtgcattttgatatcaattgtccgaaagtgcaggacttttacaagaggttttaaaaatgaaaataaaatattaacaacaattcaattaacataatcatcgcatggatattagtgcgattacaaaaaaaaatattttatataaaatgatgtcagtatacaatgcacgattgtaaattatacatgagaggaaataaaaatgataatcatatcaacgtattctgtTGTTGATattgttcttgaaagatattacagttaatataaataacaaaaacatgagacaccaactactacaaatgcatttctcgatatactttgaagttaagttaaatatatgagataaagcaaacacaaaaggctgttgacGAGTAtctcatagtttttcttaaagtttttttttttactttgaattggtactttgtacatcgaattccttaaaagacgcgttttacttgtagactgtacctgttgaaaatctaaccttttaaaagatatgttgataacttgagccaatatacacaatgaatacatttaacaagctaTTTGAAAccaatgtaagatactctcggattatcatacgttttggcatcgtGACACTCAGTCtaactctgtataatgccaaactatCAGaaagcacaatataatcgtgccaagtcaccatgtgtctagcgaaacagtcaagaactggtggagacgaaaattgtcgcacaaaataacatgtgggcatatacacgtacatgtatttgtttgaatatactctTTCATAaataaagcatgtgcagatcaaggaattttgattagagggacaccaactttaaagaggggtcacccattcatgtgtgaggggggggggatagtcacaccgagtttcaagaccgattttctttgtaaaatgttagaatCAAAGAGGGATTGATCCACAATGCCCCTCTgtcaggctctgggtccgtgcatgttaagaatggagttatcccatacggctaacaggaaacttctcgcatcaggatatcatagatctgaaattgtctgatacttcagaaaagaaatttccgtcttactagtaccattttatgtttttaattaaaacgcaattgtctaaTTAAGTGTCCAACAGAAACGGGTAGGTTTTATtcgaaagttaaaataaaatgttccaccaaatgataattgCGCGTTATCATTcgtttttcaagtaaaatgactgtcatgccatgtgcctccatccagatttcagtctttgatgccgagtatgtggacagagtagatgtacaaagactgaagttttgactttcgtgatatcacatcttcggacgttcaaaacttcacttcttacgacaaaaaggccaatCCAGTATATTCAATACCGCCTGAGGCCACAAATATGCcatagaagttaaagtttgaactaaatctcaaagtttctcaaaatcagttgataacttcatacttccacgTTCAATTCAATGTagttagttaaaatcattagccaaacaaaacttcgTTATTCTTATACtgattgatagtgtttcgcatcaaatttagtccaattatacataattatggataatcgaataacttaataagcagaaatcctgaaactaagctttttatttcatatagtaataaagcgaagtcttaggcttacttggtattacatggaaaactttagtagcaacgtctgaaataaataacatacacgcatatcggtgacgttttaccccaaatatatatgagagacgttgaaggagaaggcgaaggttgaaatctcgaACTTTCTATTATGTCCaagttttgctttaaaaattggGTCAGATCTCGTCTATTGCCCCTACTGAAAATTACATCAGatgattgtacatgtatgtttatttttatatatttttaacaaacaaagCCGGGACAAAAAATCGCAAAAGTATTAAGGCTACTGATATTGCTCTTACAGGTAGATAGAATGGTAGTTAGCACAGGATGTTTCAATGTTTCAAACATGTTTGTATAAATCTATATATCgataataattatttgaaataaagtattGAGACGCTGAAAATGTTTACGATCCTCCTTTTgctaaatgttcaaaatatgataAGGGGTGATAATTATTTCGCACTTTCTCTTAATCTTAAAAGTCGGTTGACTATATAGGCTTTATTGCTGCTCGTTGTTCAGatattttagaacaaaaataaACCAGCTCTTACTTTCAACTTGTACCAACCATTCCGTCTTAGAATCTCCAAATACACATGTGTATTTTGCAGCATCTTCCATTGTTGTATGTTCCAATACAAGCTGATGATGACACCCTTCTGAAGATATAGTGATGCGACCATCAGGATTTAAAGGTGTGCTATCTTTCAGCCATGTTACTTGGACATTAGGCTTGCTTATTTTACACTCCAATGTCAATGTATTATCGATTTCAACGCTTTTGTCGACTAATGGCTGAATCTGGCCTGCATTGTACAGAAACCAATTTTAGTTACGAATCATACAGGAAATGGTATTGAACGCATTCTAACAATATTATCATGAATTTACAAACTAGAAAATAACTAGACAGCAATGAGAATTTATCATGTAAAGAGTAATAATTCGTTTACATGTTTGggtaaattagaaaaaaactttcTTCCAAACTAAACCGCGTTGTTTGTACAGATACtggcatttttttcaatatactaAGATATACACAGACTGCAACATTTAGGCAACGacgaaaaacaaataaatacgcAAACGCAGTTGAGTACCGACCCTAAACGTTCAGTggcaaagaaaagaaacaaacgtTCTGCAGTTTAAACCGGTGACTTGTGCAAATAACAATACAATTCCCACCATATTCCAAAGCCAAAGATACATTTCTATTGTTCTTTTCAAGTAGTTTTAGGTATACACTAATAAACCAATGAATTCTTTCAAAGTAGCCTATCAATGAAAACAGAATGATTCAAGAAAGAAGCGTCGAACATGCAAAACTAAACATTCTGCATCAGTTATAAACTAGGCTACTAGTAAAAATGTTTCAGTATTGAATGgtttcaataaaatttcatacGTAAATACTGGATACATTTTTGCGCTATTTATTCACATTACATGCATATTGGCACTTGGCAAAGAGTTGTATGAATTGTCGATGTATGTAGTTAAAATTTTCCATGTAACGATAATGccaatttaaatacatgttatCAATGTCTAATGGCCCTTAACTCTAGAATACACTGACTGACATGTTAGACATTTAATGTCACGTGCATCTACAATTTATGACTGTAATTAGAATCTATTTAAATTTAAGGAAGAAGTTTGCGCTGAAAACGCATGTGCCAGTATCGCCAGTGTACACATTTTGGCTAAGTCCAAGCGCAAATAATTGTGCAGGGCTTTATTTAAAACCTACTATTCATGGtgataatgttttcaaaatttcattggAACCTCTTAGAAATATAGATGGAGCTCGCAACACTTTTGCAACGGACATAACGACTAAAAGCTTGACCGCCAGACCGAAAAATGGCTCTATTTCATAGGTATAAAAAGGAGTATTTGTACTCTTGGAAAGCAGTCCCATCACAGCAATCCCACATATTGTATGTATGGGTGGTAGCATAGTGTTGTATGTTCGTACAATACGCAGACTGACTAGCAAACAGAAAACGAGCTAAAACTGAACCTGAAAGTTACAGAGACGGGCATAACCTTGGTACGTTCAAGCTGGGGTGTTCTAACCAGTCAGATGTAAAACAATATCCCTTCCTAATCTCCATCATGCTTGGAAAGTATTCGGACAGTGTAAATATAATAAATCCACAACAGAGGAATCACAAACGCACGTAACACGTGTAATAAAGTACAGAAAtctttttataaatatacaaagaacaagaaagaaaacaatataaaagatCTAAGTGGAAAGCCACGTTCTGAGAACGGAACCTCAGCAAATGAAAAATGTACAATATCAAAACTGTCttatcatttatttaatttaaataaaacatgtcatAGTCATTGTTAATGCTATCTATTTAGAGCTCTATTGGAAAAATAATGTCAACAAATAATGTGATTCCAAATTGAGTTAACACAACTAAAACTAATTACCTTTTTCCTGTTCTCGGAGATACTTGTCTTTGATGTTTCTTAGTTTATCCCAGCAAATTCGTACACGTGGACATTTATCAATCTCTTCCACTAACATTTTCAAAGTAGCCGTGTCAGCTGATCTCTCTTTCCACTTACATAGCATTAAAAATATACGCATTTCAATTTCAAGGTGCTTTTCATTGATACGATAGATTTCTGCTCTATCTATTCCAagctggtttcccagtagttgcCAGTTTTCACCGATTACTCCCTGAGCGATCTGACCAAGAATTTTCTCAGTAAGTTGCACATTTGGGTATATATCTTCTTTCGGAAACCATTCCTCTTTTGCTGTTCTATTGTCAAAATTGTCATGACTGAAATTATCTGGACAAATTACATCTTCATCTTCCTTTAACAATGTCAACTTACTACTGCCACCTGGGCCATGTTCAGCGTGGTTGCATCTGTATGCACGTGTAAACTGTTGGACACCATCCCCTTTTTGATACTTCAATCTTCTAAACACATTTATAATAACTGATTCGACGAAACGCCTAAGCTTGTCTGCAAGACGGCTTTCAACTGGACGACGCTTTAAATGGATAAGTCTGAGTTCAATCGTCCCACTACATTTTCTTTGTTCTATTAATCCCGCATGATCGTCCATTCTAAACACACACAAGTTTTCGAACAGCAAATCTGTTTTACCATAGTTGACAACATCCCATTGGCCTAGTGCTGTACATACTATTCTGTAGTATGTCATATGTACCATTGCTGAGCTTTCAAACTGAAGCGAATATCGAACATTTGATTGGTGTTTTCCAGTCAAAAAAGACGTCATTTCTTTCTTTACGCTGTGATCTTGCAGTAAACTTGGGACAATGTACCAATCCATCTGCTTCCTCTCTTCCGTGTCGACATTGTATTCAGTTACCTCTGCTATGATATTGTGTTTCTTTAAGAACCCAAGAAGAGCAACTTTGTGTTTCATAAAGTTTTGCGCTTTGTCGGACCAAACATTATCtattaaattatttgataatcGGCCTTCCTTTGTCAAAGCTTTCCAATGGGAACGAATACCTGGGTCGTTTCGACAGAACCGTTCTGACGTTATGATGCATTTGAAGGCATCTATTAGGTATCTAGGCTCAAGACAGATACAATCTGATAACGGGTCTTCGTCGAAGAAAAATAATGAACCTTTTTCGTGGTGATAGTGGAGAAAGAGTTTAAGTTGTTCTTCATCACGGAGAGGATACTCACTTTCTTTGTCTATCTCGAtcacattttgaaatgaaattatcggggaaaagttttgttttcttagTGCTTTCTCAAGTTGTATCCAACGTGCAGGGATCTCAACAAATTGGGTTAGCTCTTGGTGCTTTTTCAATATCAGGCTAAAGAGATCAGCTATAGCAAGGTCTGACATATCATGATTATCCACAGCAAAGTCTTCCTTTTGGATATGATGTATCAAATCAGTGTCGTCAAATAAACATCTTACTTCTTCGAAGTATTTTCCCCATAGCAGCTCATTTCTCTCAAGTTTGTCTTTATGCGTACCAACAAGTATAACCTGTGCTTCTGGGCCGACGTAAGCATGAATACTTTCCATCCAGAATCTCGCAAAGTATTCCATATTTCTATCCCCGGTCTCTCCCGGATATTCTTCGTCTCTAACAACTGTATCCAAAGGCTTTGTTAAGTCAAATACCAACAGATATAATGCTCGACTGCTATGAAACAACGTGTGAGTAGCATAAAATATGTACTGACCACCGAAGTCCCAGATATCAAAGTACTTTGGAGACGTGTCGTTATGTTTTTCTACATTTCTAGAGAATGCAGCATACTCTTCAGCAGATAGCCCAGTAGGTTGTTCTATTTCTTCTGTCTTTATGTCGGGTAGTGAGAAAACTTCAGTTTTGTATCTTTCTGATAGTTTTGATTTGTCTATGGAAGATGCAACTTTTGCAAGACGATGCTCGTGACTTTCATATTCAGCGGATGTGAACGTCGGGATACCACTGTCAGCTAAGCGACATGTACGTCTGTTTATTTCTATACCGTTTGTAGTTGTGACCCCTTCGCATGTCTGTCCAAATAATCTTCTAGCTAAAGACGTCTTACCTTGAGCGTAATTACCTACGATATTAATGCGAAGgatattttctctttcttttcctGTACGAATCGCCTTGTGATATAATAACAACTTGTAAGGGTCAAAAGACACTTCTTTAGGaactaaaataagaaaacatCATGTGTAACAGATTCTGTATTTTGAAGACTTTAACGattcttaaataaaatcaaacatttaatatttagCACAGAGCTTATTAGTGGTTATAAATGTATTATGCCTTACTACAGCTGCAGTATAATATCGATTTCCATAGACAAACTATTAGAAATTTTATTCCAAAATGCCAGTAGATTGAATTCGCATgatattatgttgcttggttgcgtccAAATATATTTTCCAAAGATTTTATTACATATCAGAACAGCTGTCTTTAAGtgcatttctataaaaatatcaCCGTCCTTGGACCAAGCGCTGATACACTTTCTGGTCTTTTGGGGAGTTATTTAATTTTGATGTAATAAAATTCCGCTTAAATCCGTGCTAGGGACGTgagggtgttgcacattacattacctcttataaacagactcagtcataCTGAGTCATCTATTTTGTCGTTTGGtggcgttctatgcttcaaatTGACCTTTTCATAGTTTCTTAGATTTTACTATAAACATCGTTCagacgttgcgtacgttgttggcgaacatcggaaatttttcagtttcgttcacttcaatgtttcatgaaattcgttttagaaatacggttgtttatcttcttatatcacaagaaaggcaaaacaatctccctcttagtaaatatgatcgcatttacgtttaacaattagtaaaaatttaattcgacatagaatcatagaaaacaacactaaaacgtcatgtaagatgtaacagaattcaccaatgcgcattatttaacggcttggtaaattcataaaattattttttccgtCAAATATGAAGACTCGGTGACATGACgttaactatatttgacgtcattgcagtcatttgctgttcaatactTCGTGTAACAAACAGGAAGCAAAAGACAGTTCCAACTGAAAACGTAAGATTTTATGTCTTTCCTCGGCCGgatttattaaaatttctgtaGTTTCTTTAACTATCGTatgttttctataatatttattttgacaaaaagtacataaattttacttttgaattagtaagttgtTGTCCTGTTTTAACTTGGATAATGGcgcttaatatatgtatactttaatctagccgcgatgtcacacgtgtcaaaaaattcacaaattaaaattacgaagttgttacgtgccgaaatatgtacagaaatatgtatttgtttacaaatctgCGACTACAGactgaaagtacatacaattgtctgca carries:
- the LOC128555021 gene encoding uncharacterized protein LOC128555021, whose protein sequence is MAEAKVPKEVSFDPYKLLLYHKAIRTGKERENILRINIVGNYAQGKTSLARRLFGQTCEGVTTTNGIEINRRTCRLADSGIPTFTSAEYESHEHRLAKVASSIDKSKLSERYKTEVFSLPDIKTEEIEQPTGLSAEEYAAFSRNVEKHNDTSPKYFDIWDFGGQYIFYATHTLFHSSRALYLLVFDLTKPLDTVVRDEEYPGETGDRNMEYFARFWMESIHAYVGPEAQVILVGTHKDKLERNELLWGKYFEEVRCLFDDTDLIHHIQKEDFAVDNHDMSDLAIADLFSLILKKHQELTQFVEIPARWIQLEKALRKQNFSPIISFQNVIEIDKESEYPLRDEEQLKLFLHYHHEKGSLFFFDEDPLSDCICLEPRYLIDAFKCIITSERFCRNDPGIRSHWKALTKEGRLSNNLIDNVWSDKAQNFMKHKVALLGFLKKHNIIAEVTEYNVDTEERKQMDWYIVPSLLQDHSVKKEMTSFLTGKHQSNVRYSLQFESSAMVHMTYYRIVCTALGQWDVVNYGKTDLLFENLCVFRMDDHAGLIEQRKCSGTIELRLIHLKRRPVESRLADKLRRFVESVIINVFRRLKYQKGDGVQQFTRAYRCNHAEHGPGGSSKLTLLKEDEDVICPDNFSHDNFDNRTAKEEWFPKEDIYPNVQLTEKILGQIAQGVIGENWQLLGNQLGIDRAEIYRINEKHLEIEMRIFLMLCKWKERSADTATLKMLVEEIDKCPRVRICWDKLRNIKDKYLREQEKGQIQPLVDKSVEIDNTLTLECKISKPNVQVTWLKDSTPLNPDGRITISSEGCHHQLVLEHTTMEDAAKYTCVFGDSKTEWLVQVENHHSPFKFVKELKDIKIEVAPNTATFICEVNTSESLVEWYFHNQHIEKSNKYEMIDDGPVHKLIIRDVSEEDEGKYSIIANGLRSDATLKIEVTVKEIYLYQQGRRLEETVKERFLYQQGRRLEEINVMDREKIYCVLCRMKTNTNNIVVSNQHGRGRQEGICSVCHKKKSMLV